One segment of Pseudomonas asgharzadehiana DNA contains the following:
- a CDS encoding F0F1 ATP synthase subunit B, with protein sequence MNINATIIGQSLAFLIFVVFCMKFVWPPVIAALHERQKKIADGLDAAARAARDLELAQDKAGQQLREAKAQAAEIIEQAKKRGNQIVEEAVEKARIDADRVKVQAQAEIEQELNGVKDALRAQLGALAVGGAEKILGATIDQNAHAELVNKLAAEI encoded by the coding sequence GTGAACATTAATGCAACCATTATTGGTCAGTCCTTAGCGTTCTTGATTTTTGTAGTTTTCTGCATGAAGTTCGTATGGCCTCCGGTCATCGCGGCTTTGCACGAACGTCAGAAGAAGATCGCGGATGGACTGGACGCTGCCGCCCGAGCAGCTCGCGACCTGGAGTTGGCCCAAGATAAAGCGGGTCAGCAACTGCGCGAAGCGAAAGCCCAGGCAGCCGAAATCATTGAGCAAGCCAAGAAACGCGGTAACCAGATTGTTGAAGAGGCTGTTGAAAAAGCCCGTATCGACGCTGACCGTGTGAAGGTTCAGGCTCAGGCCGAGATCGAGCAGGAACTCAATGGTGTCAAAGATGCGCTGCGTGCCCAACTGGGTGCTCTGGCCGTCGGCGGTGCTGAGAAGATCCTGGGTGCCACAATCGATCAAAACGCGCACGCGGAGCTGGTTAACAAACTGGCTGCTGAAATTTAA
- a CDS encoding F0F1 ATP synthase subunit I: METRTPNTLPFHRLAVFPVLLAQFVILLIAALALWYWHGVVAGYSGLCGGLIALLPNMYFAHRAFRFSGARAAQAIVRSFYAGEAGKLILTAVLFALTFAGVKPLAPLAVFGVFVLTQLVSWFAPLLMKTRLSKP; this comes from the coding sequence ATGGAAACCCGCACGCCAAACACGTTGCCGTTCCATCGCTTGGCCGTTTTCCCGGTCCTATTGGCTCAATTTGTCATTTTGCTGATCGCCGCATTGGCGCTTTGGTACTGGCACGGAGTCGTAGCCGGATATTCAGGACTCTGCGGAGGCCTGATAGCCTTGCTGCCCAATATGTATTTTGCTCATAGGGCCTTTCGGTTTTCCGGCGCCCGAGCAGCCCAGGCTATCGTCCGGTCTTTTTATGCCGGCGAGGCAGGGAAACTGATTTTGACGGCAGTGCTGTTTGCACTGACCTTTGCAGGTGTGAAGCCATTGGCGCCGCTGGCTGTATTCGGCGTCTTCGTGTTGACCCAACTGGTCAGCTGGTTCGCTCCCCTGCTAATGAAAACAAGACTTTCGAAACCTTAG
- the mnmE gene encoding tRNA uridine-5-carboxymethylaminomethyl(34) synthesis GTPase MnmE, whose protein sequence is MSAPRETIAAVATAQGRGGVGIVRISGPLAGPAAKAISGRELKPRYAHYGQFLAADESVLDEGLALYFPGPNSFTGEDVLELQGHGGPVVLDMLLQRCLQLGCRLARPGEFSERAFLNDKLDLAQAEAIADLIEASSAQAARNALRSLQGAFSVRVHNLTEQLISLRIYVEAAIDFPEEEIDFLADGHVLAMLDKVREELSTVLHEAGQGALLRDGMTVVIAGRPNAGKSSLLNALAGREAAIVTEIAGTTRDILREHIHIDGMPLHVVDTAGLRDTDDQVEKIGVERALKAISEADRVLLVVDATAPEAADPFALWPEFLEQRPDPANVTLIRNKADLTGEAIVLETSEDGHVTISLSAKSAGDGLELLRDHLKACMGYKQTSESSFSARRRHLEALRHASAALEHGRAQLTLAGAGELLAEDLRQAQQLLGEITGAFSSDDLLGRIFSSFCIGK, encoded by the coding sequence ATGAGCGCTCCTCGTGAAACCATCGCTGCTGTTGCAACCGCTCAAGGTCGCGGCGGCGTCGGTATTGTGCGTATTTCCGGACCGCTCGCAGGTCCTGCCGCCAAGGCGATCAGCGGTCGGGAGTTGAAGCCGCGTTACGCCCATTACGGCCAATTTCTGGCCGCCGACGAAAGCGTGTTGGACGAAGGCCTGGCGCTCTATTTCCCAGGCCCCAACTCCTTCACCGGTGAAGATGTCCTGGAGCTACAGGGCCACGGCGGCCCCGTGGTCCTGGATATGCTGTTGCAACGCTGTCTGCAATTGGGTTGCCGTCTGGCCCGTCCAGGTGAGTTCAGTGAGCGGGCATTCCTTAACGATAAGCTCGACCTGGCACAGGCCGAAGCCATCGCCGACTTGATTGAGGCCAGTTCTGCACAGGCGGCGCGCAACGCGTTGCGTTCTTTGCAGGGGGCATTTTCGGTGCGTGTGCATAACTTGACCGAGCAATTGATTAGCCTGCGTATCTACGTTGAGGCGGCGATTGATTTTCCTGAGGAAGAAATCGACTTCCTCGCCGATGGCCACGTCTTGGCGATGCTGGATAAAGTCCGTGAGGAGTTATCCACCGTTCTGCACGAAGCCGGGCAGGGCGCTTTACTGCGCGATGGGATGACCGTGGTGATTGCGGGTCGACCCAATGCCGGTAAATCCAGCCTCCTCAACGCATTAGCCGGCCGTGAAGCGGCTATCGTCACCGAAATTGCCGGCACCACCCGGGACATCCTGCGCGAACATATCCACATCGACGGCATGCCACTGCACGTGGTCGACACCGCAGGCTTGCGCGATACCGACGACCAAGTGGAAAAGATCGGCGTGGAGCGCGCCCTCAAGGCCATCAGCGAAGCGGATCGCGTGTTGCTGGTGGTCGATGCCACTGCGCCGGAGGCTGCGGATCCCTTTGCCTTGTGGCCGGAATTTCTAGAGCAGCGACCTGACCCGGCCAACGTTACCCTGATCCGCAACAAGGCCGACCTGACAGGCGAAGCCATCGTTCTGGAAACCAGCGAGGATGGCCATGTCACTATCAGCTTGAGCGCCAAGTCGGCGGGTGATGGGCTTGAATTGCTGCGAGACCATCTCAAAGCCTGCATGGGCTATAAGCAGACGTCCGAAAGCAGTTTCAGTGCGCGTCGCAGGCACCTGGAGGCGCTGCGTCATGCCAGCGCGGCCCTCGAGCATGGACGGGCTCAGCTGACCCTGGCGGGTGCTGGGGAGCTGTTGGCTGAGGACTTGCGTCAGGCACAGCAACTCCTGGGCGAGATCACTGGCGCATTCAGCTCGGATGATTTGCTGGGTCGGATTTTTTCCAGCTTCTGCATCGGTAAATAA
- the atpG gene encoding F0F1 ATP synthase subunit gamma has protein sequence MAGAKEIRSKIASIKSTQKITSAMEKVAVSKMRKAQMRMAASRPYAERIRQVIGHLANANPEYRHPFMIGREVKRAGYVVVSSDRGLCGGLNTNLFKALVKDMAVNRENGVEIDLCVVGSKGAAFFRNFGGNVVAAISHLGEEPSINDLIGSVKVMLDAYLEGRIDRLSVVSNKFINTMTQQPTVEQLIPLVATPDQELKHHWDYLYEPDAKELLDGLMVRYVESQVYQAVVENNAAEQAARMIAMKNATDNAGDLISDLQLIYNKARQAAITQEISEIVGGAAAV, from the coding sequence ATGGCAGGCGCAAAAGAGATTCGCAGTAAGATTGCGAGCATCAAAAGCACGCAAAAAATTACCAGCGCCATGGAAAAAGTGGCGGTCAGCAAAATGCGCAAGGCACAAATGCGCATGGCTGCTAGCCGTCCTTATGCGGAGCGTATCCGCCAGGTAATTGGGCATCTGGCCAACGCCAACCCGGAATACCGCCACCCGTTCATGATCGGCCGCGAAGTTAAGCGTGCGGGTTATGTGGTAGTGAGCAGTGACCGTGGTTTGTGCGGTGGTTTGAATACCAACCTGTTCAAGGCCCTGGTCAAGGACATGGCGGTAAACCGCGAAAACGGCGTCGAGATCGATCTGTGTGTTGTTGGTAGCAAGGGTGCGGCCTTTTTCCGCAACTTCGGCGGTAACGTCGTTGCAGCTATCAGCCACCTGGGTGAAGAGCCGTCGATCAATGATTTGATCGGCAGTGTGAAGGTGATGCTGGATGCGTACCTGGAAGGCCGGATTGACCGCCTGTCCGTGGTATCCAACAAGTTCATCAACACCATGACCCAGCAGCCAACCGTGGAGCAGTTGATTCCACTGGTGGCGACCCCGGATCAGGAACTCAAGCACCACTGGGACTACCTCTACGAACCAGACGCCAAAGAGCTGCTTGACGGCTTGATGGTGCGCTACGTGGAGTCGCAGGTGTACCAGGCGGTGGTCGAGAACAACGCAGCTGAACAAGCGGCGCGGATGATCGCGATGAAAAACGCTACCGATAACGCCGGTGATCTGATCAGCGATTTGCAGCTGATCTACAACAAGGCGCGTCAGGCTGCGATCACCCAAGAGATCTCGGAAATCGTCGGCGGCGCTGCCGCGGTTTAA
- the atpB gene encoding F0F1 ATP synthase subunit A, translating to MAETTASGYIQHHLQNLTFGQLPNGGWGFAHSAAEAKEMGFWAFHLDTLGWSVALGLIFVLIFRMAAKKATSGQPGALQNFVEVLVEFVDGSVRDSFHGRSAVIAPLALTIFVWVFLMNAVDLIPVDWIPQLAILISGDPHIPFRAVSTTDPNATLGMALSVFALIIFYSIKIKGIGGFIGELTLHPFGSKNVFVQALLIPVNFLLEFVTLVAKPISLALRLFGNMYAGELVFILIAVMFGSGLLWLSGLGIVLQWAWAVFHILIITLQAFIFMMLTIVYLSMAHEENH from the coding sequence ATGGCAGAAACAACCGCTTCGGGCTATATCCAGCACCACTTGCAGAACCTGACCTTCGGTCAGCTTCCCAACGGCGGCTGGGGCTTTGCCCACTCCGCAGCAGAAGCCAAAGAAATGGGCTTCTGGGCTTTCCACCTGGACACTCTGGGTTGGTCGGTCGCACTGGGTCTGATCTTCGTCCTGATTTTCCGCATGGCGGCAAAAAAGGCGACTTCCGGTCAACCGGGTGCCCTGCAGAACTTCGTCGAAGTACTGGTCGAATTCGTCGATGGCAGCGTGAGAGACAGCTTCCATGGCCGCAGCGCCGTGATTGCACCGCTGGCACTGACCATCTTCGTCTGGGTGTTCCTGATGAACGCCGTCGACCTGATTCCGGTTGACTGGATTCCTCAACTGGCCATCCTCATCTCCGGCGACCCGCACATTCCATTCCGCGCGGTATCGACCACTGACCCGAACGCTACCCTGGGCATGGCCCTGTCGGTGTTCGCGTTGATCATTTTCTACAGCATCAAGATCAAGGGCATCGGCGGCTTCATCGGCGAACTGACCCTGCACCCGTTCGGCAGCAAGAACGTTTTCGTTCAAGCCCTGCTGATCCCGGTGAACTTCCTGCTGGAATTCGTCACCCTGGTCGCCAAGCCGATTTCCCTGGCGCTGCGACTGTTCGGCAACATGTATGCCGGCGAGCTGGTGTTCATTCTGATCGCTGTGATGTTCGGTAGCGGTCTGCTCTGGCTTAGCGGCCTGGGCATTGTTCTGCAGTGGGCGTGGGCCGTGTTCCACATCCTGATCATCACCCTGCAGGCCTTCATCTTCATGATGCTGACCATCGTCTACCTGTCGATGGCGCACGAAGAGAACCATTAA
- a CDS encoding F0F1 ATP synthase subunit delta, with protein MAELTTLARPYAKAAFEHAQAHQQLASWSAMLGLAAAVSQDDTMQRVLKAPRLTSADKAATFIEVCGDKFDVKAQNFINVIAENDRLLLLPEIAALFDLYKAEQEKSVDVEVTSAFALNQEQQDKLAKVLSARLDREVRLQVAEDPSLIGGVVIRAGDLVIDGSIRGKLANLAEALKS; from the coding sequence ATGGCAGAATTGACCACGTTGGCCCGACCTTACGCTAAGGCAGCCTTCGAGCACGCCCAGGCCCACCAGCAGCTGGCCTCTTGGTCAGCCATGCTCGGCCTGGCTGCAGCAGTGTCGCAAGACGACACCATGCAGCGCGTGCTCAAGGCCCCGCGACTGACGAGCGCAGACAAGGCCGCCACTTTTATTGAAGTGTGCGGCGACAAGTTTGATGTGAAGGCACAGAACTTCATCAACGTCATTGCCGAAAACGACCGTCTCCTGCTTCTGCCGGAGATTGCCGCTCTGTTCGACCTGTACAAGGCTGAGCAAGAGAAGTCGGTAGACGTTGAAGTCACCAGTGCTTTTGCATTGAACCAAGAACAGCAAGACAAACTCGCCAAGGTTCTCAGTGCACGACTCGACCGGGAAGTGCGCCTGCAAGTTGCGGAAGACCCATCCCTCATTGGGGGTGTTGTCATTCGCGCCGGCGACCTGGTTATCGATGGCTCGATTCGCGGCAAACTCGCGAATCTTGCCGAAGCATTGAAATCTTGA
- the rsmG gene encoding 16S rRNA (guanine(527)-N(7))-methyltransferase RsmG has translation MSSLVTSQHAEELSTGARQLGVDLSPVQQQLLLGYLALLIKWNKAYNLTAVRNPDEMVSRHLLDSLSVMPFIENGRWLDVGSGGGMPGIPLAILFPESQVTCLDSNGKKTRFLTQVKLELKLDNLQVIHSRVEELIPEQPFNGIVSRAFSSMENFSNWTRHLGDLDTRWLAMKGVHPSDELLALPADFHLDSEHALAVPGCQGQRHLLILRRTA, from the coding sequence TTGAGTTCGTTGGTTACCTCGCAACACGCCGAAGAGTTATCCACAGGTGCCCGCCAGTTGGGCGTTGACCTGAGCCCCGTCCAGCAGCAATTGCTGCTCGGCTACCTGGCCCTGTTGATCAAATGGAACAAGGCTTACAACCTCACGGCGGTGCGTAATCCCGACGAGATGGTGTCCCGGCATTTGCTCGACAGTCTGAGCGTTATGCCGTTCATCGAAAACGGTCGCTGGCTGGATGTGGGCAGTGGCGGCGGCATGCCGGGCATTCCCTTGGCCATCCTGTTTCCCGAGTCGCAAGTGACCTGCCTGGACAGCAACGGCAAGAAAACCCGCTTCCTGACCCAGGTCAAACTCGAACTCAAGCTGGATAACCTGCAAGTTATCCACAGTCGCGTCGAAGAGCTCATCCCTGAACAGCCTTTCAACGGGATTGTGTCCCGAGCGTTCAGCAGCATGGAGAACTTCAGCAACTGGACCCGTCACTTGGGCGACCTCGATACTCGCTGGCTGGCAATGAAGGGCGTCCATCCAAGCGATGAGCTGTTAGCATTGCCGGCAGACTTCCACCTCGATAGCGAACACGCCCTGGCCGTACCCGGTTGCCAAGGCCAACGCCATCTGCTGATACTGCGCCGCACGGCATGA
- the atpA gene encoding F0F1 ATP synthase subunit alpha: MQQLNPSEISEIIKGRIDKLDVTSQARNEGTVVSVSDGIVRIHGLADVMYGEMIEFPGGVYGMALNLEQDSVGAVVLGAYTSLAEGMSAKCTGRILEVPVGKELLGRVVDALGNPVDGKGPLGNTETDAVEKVAPGVIWRKSVDQPVQTGYKAVDAMIPVGRGQRELIIGDRQIGKTALAIDAIINQKNSGIFCVYVAIGQKQSTIANVVRKLEENGALANTIIVAASASESPALQFLAPYSGCTMGEFFRDRGEDALIVYDDLSKQAVAYRQISLLLRRPPGREAYPGDVFYLHSRLLERASRVSEEYVEKFTNGAVTGKTGSLTALPIIETQAGDVSAFVPTNVISITDGQIFLESAMFNSGIRPAVNAGVSVSRVGGAAQTKIIKKLSGGIRTALAQYRELAAFAQFASDLDEATRKQLEHGQRVTELMKQKQYAPMSIADMALSLYAAERGFLTDVEIAKVGSFEQALIAYFNRDHAELMAKINVKGDFNDDIDAGMKAGIEKFKATQTW, encoded by the coding sequence ATGCAGCAACTCAATCCTTCCGAAATAAGTGAAATTATCAAGGGCCGCATCGACAAGCTCGATGTGACCTCCCAAGCCCGTAACGAAGGCACTGTCGTCAGCGTATCTGACGGCATCGTGCGGATTCACGGTCTGGCCGACGTTATGTACGGCGAGATGATCGAGTTTCCGGGCGGCGTCTACGGTATGGCCCTCAACCTGGAGCAAGACTCCGTAGGTGCCGTTGTATTGGGCGCATACACCAGTCTGGCTGAAGGCATGAGCGCCAAGTGCACAGGCCGCATCCTCGAAGTTCCGGTTGGTAAGGAACTGCTGGGTCGCGTAGTCGACGCACTGGGTAACCCTGTTGACGGTAAAGGTCCACTGGGCAACACCGAGACCGACGCGGTCGAGAAAGTTGCTCCAGGCGTGATCTGGCGTAAGTCGGTAGACCAGCCTGTACAGACTGGCTACAAGGCTGTCGATGCCATGATTCCTGTCGGCCGTGGCCAGCGTGAGCTGATCATCGGTGACCGTCAGATCGGTAAAACCGCTCTGGCCATCGACGCGATCATCAACCAGAAGAACAGCGGCATTTTCTGCGTCTACGTCGCTATTGGTCAGAAGCAATCGACCATCGCCAACGTGGTTCGCAAGCTGGAAGAAAACGGCGCCCTGGCCAACACGATCATCGTGGCTGCCAGTGCTTCGGAATCTCCTGCGCTGCAATTCCTGGCACCGTACTCCGGTTGCACCATGGGTGAATTCTTCCGCGACCGCGGTGAAGACGCGCTGATCGTTTATGACGATCTGTCCAAGCAGGCAGTGGCTTATCGCCAGATCTCCCTGCTGTTGCGCCGTCCACCAGGCCGTGAAGCTTACCCAGGCGACGTGTTCTATCTCCACTCCCGTCTGCTGGAGCGCGCATCCCGCGTTTCGGAAGAGTATGTAGAGAAGTTCACCAACGGCGCAGTGACCGGAAAAACCGGTTCCCTGACCGCACTGCCGATCATCGAAACCCAGGCTGGCGACGTTTCCGCGTTCGTTCCGACCAACGTGATTTCCATCACCGACGGTCAGATCTTCCTGGAATCGGCCATGTTCAACTCAGGCATCCGTCCTGCAGTGAACGCCGGTGTTTCGGTATCCCGTGTGGGTGGTGCCGCTCAGACCAAGATCATCAAGAAGCTCTCCGGTGGTATCCGTACCGCTCTGGCTCAGTACCGTGAACTGGCGGCATTCGCCCAGTTCGCATCTGACCTGGACGAAGCGACCCGTAAGCAACTTGAGCATGGTCAGCGCGTTACCGAGCTGATGAAGCAGAAGCAATACGCCCCAATGTCGATCGCTGACATGGCGTTGTCGCTGTATGCCGCTGAGCGTGGGTTCCTGACCGACGTTGAAATCGCCAAGGTCGGCAGCTTTGAACAAGCGCTGATTGCTTACTTCAACCGCGATCACGCCGAATTGATGGCGAAGATCAACGTGAAGGGTGACTTCAATGACGATATCGACGCTGGCATGAAAGCCGGTATCGAGAAGTTCAAGGCCACCCAAACCTGGTAA
- a CDS encoding ParB/RepB/Spo0J family partition protein, which translates to MAVKKRGLGRGLDALLSGPTVTSLEEQAVQADERELQHLPLDLIQRGKYQPRRDMDPQALEELANSIKAQGVMQPIVVRPIGAGRFEIIAGERRWRASQQAGKETIPAMVRDVPDETAIAMALIENIQREDLNPIEEAIALQRLQQEFQLTQQQVAEAVGKSRVTVSNLLRLIALPEVIKTMLSHGDLEMGHARALLGLPENQQVEGARHVVARGLTVRQTEALVRQWLSGKPAPVETAKPDPDIARLEQRLAERLGAAVQIRHGKKGKGQLVIGYNSLDELQGVLAHIR; encoded by the coding sequence ATGGCCGTCAAGAAACGAGGTCTCGGACGTGGACTGGATGCACTGTTGAGTGGTCCGACCGTCACATCGCTTGAAGAACAAGCGGTGCAGGCTGACGAACGTGAGCTGCAGCACCTGCCTCTGGACCTTATCCAGCGCGGCAAGTACCAGCCACGCCGGGACATGGACCCGCAGGCGCTGGAAGAACTGGCCAACTCGATCAAGGCCCAGGGCGTGATGCAGCCGATCGTGGTTCGCCCGATCGGCGCCGGGCGCTTTGAAATCATTGCGGGCGAACGCCGCTGGCGCGCCAGTCAGCAGGCCGGCAAAGAGACCATTCCGGCGATGGTGCGCGATGTGCCGGATGAAACGGCCATTGCCATGGCGTTGATCGAGAACATTCAGCGTGAAGACCTCAACCCGATCGAAGAAGCGATCGCCTTGCAGCGTTTGCAACAGGAATTCCAGCTGACCCAGCAACAAGTGGCCGAGGCGGTGGGTAAATCCCGCGTAACCGTGTCCAACCTGCTGCGCCTGATCGCGTTGCCGGAAGTCATCAAGACCATGTTGTCCCATGGTGACCTGGAAATGGGCCACGCCCGTGCATTGCTCGGATTGCCTGAAAATCAACAGGTTGAGGGGGCGCGACACGTTGTCGCACGGGGGCTCACCGTTCGTCAGACCGAAGCCCTGGTTCGCCAGTGGCTCAGCGGCAAACCTGCACCGGTCGAAACCGCCAAACCTGATCCGGATATCGCGCGTCTTGAGCAGCGCCTGGCCGAGCGCCTGGGCGCTGCGGTGCAAATTCGCCATGGCAAGAAAGGCAAAGGCCAATTGGTCATCGGATATAACTCCCTTGATGAGCTGCAGGGCGTCCTTGCCCACATCCGCTGA
- a CDS encoding ParA family protein, translating into MAKVFAIANQKGGVGKTTTCINLAASLVATKRRVLLIDLDPQGNATMGSGVDKHGLENSVYDLLIGECDLAQAMHYSEHGGYQLLPANRDLTAAEVVLLEMQMKESRLRSALAPIRDNYDYILIDCPPSLSMLTLNALVAADGVIIPMQCEYYALEGLSDLVDNIKRIAELLNPNLQIEGLLRTMFDPRLSLMNDVSAQLKEHFGEQLYDTVIPRNIRLAEAPSYGMPALAYDKTSRGAIAYLALAGEMVRRQRRNSRTAAAQPT; encoded by the coding sequence ATGGCTAAGGTATTCGCGATAGCGAACCAAAAAGGTGGCGTGGGTAAAACCACCACCTGCATCAACCTCGCAGCATCCCTGGTCGCGACCAAGCGCCGGGTGCTGTTGATCGATCTCGATCCACAGGGCAACGCCACCATGGGTAGCGGTGTGGATAAACACGGCCTGGAAAACTCGGTCTACGATTTGCTGATCGGCGAGTGCGACCTCGCACAGGCCATGCACTATTCCGAGCACGGTGGTTATCAACTGCTGCCGGCCAACCGCGATTTGACCGCGGCGGAAGTGGTGCTGCTGGAAATGCAGATGAAAGAAAGCCGTCTGCGCAGCGCCCTGGCGCCGATCCGTGATAACTACGACTACATTCTGATCGACTGTCCACCCTCGCTGTCGATGCTCACGCTCAACGCGTTGGTCGCCGCCGATGGGGTGATTATCCCCATGCAGTGCGAGTACTACGCGCTGGAAGGGCTCAGTGACCTTGTGGATAACATCAAGCGCATCGCCGAGTTGCTCAACCCGAACCTGCAGATCGAAGGCCTGTTGCGCACCATGTTCGACCCGCGCCTGAGCCTGATGAACGATGTGTCGGCCCAGCTCAAGGAACACTTTGGCGAGCAGCTATACGACACCGTAATCCCACGTAACATCCGCTTGGCCGAAGCGCCGAGCTATGGCATGCCGGCGTTGGCGTATGACAAGACTTCGCGTGGCGCCATTGCCTACCTGGCTTTGGCTGGCGAGATGGTTCGCCGTCAACGCCGCAACTCCCGCACCGCTGCAGCCCAGCCAACTTAA
- the atpE gene encoding F0F1 ATP synthase subunit C, translated as METVVGLTAIAVALLIGLGALGTAIGFGLLGGKFLEGAARQPEMVPMLQVKMFIVAGLLDAVTMIGVGIALFFTFANPFVGQLAG; from the coding sequence ATGGAAACTGTAGTTGGTCTAACCGCTATCGCTGTTGCACTGTTGATCGGCCTGGGCGCTCTGGGTACTGCCATTGGTTTCGGCCTGCTGGGCGGCAAATTCCTGGAAGGCGCAGCGCGTCAGCCAGAAATGGTTCCAATGCTGCAAGTTAAAATGTTCATCGTCGCCGGCCTGCTCGACGCCGTGACCATGATCGGTGTTGGTATCGCTCTGTTCTTCACCTTCGCGAACCCCTTCGTTGGTCAACTCGCCGGTTAA
- the mnmG gene encoding tRNA uridine-5-carboxymethylaminomethyl(34) synthesis enzyme MnmG — MDFPSRFEVIVIGGGHAGTEAALASARMGVKTLLLTHNVETLGAMSCNPAIGGIGKSHLVKEIDALGGVMAMATDKGGIQFRVLNSRKGPAVRATRAQADRILYKAAVRETLENQPNLWIFQQAADDLIVEQDVVKGVVTQMGLRFFAQSVVLTTGTFLGGLIHIGMQNYSGGRAGDPPSIALAKRLRELPLRVGRLKTGTPPRIDGRSVDFSVMTEQAGDTPIPVMSFMGSKEQHPTQVSCWITHTNARTHEIIAANLDRSPMYSGVIEGIGPRYCPSIEDKIHRFADKESHQVFIEPEGLTTHELYPNGISTSLPFDVQIQIVQSIRGMENAHIVRPGYAIEYDYFDPRDLKYSLETKVIGGLFFAGQINGTTGYEEAGAQGLLAGTNAALRAQGKDSWCPRRDEAYIGVLVDDLITLGTQEPYRMFTSRAEYRLILREDNADLRLTEKGRELGLVDDARWAAFCKKRESIALEEQRLKSTWVRPGTEQGDALAEKFGTPLTHEYNLLNLLSRPEIDYAGLVEVTGGGAEDPQVAEQVEIKTKYAGYIDRQQDEIARLRASENTKLPVDIDYTGISGLSKEIQSKLGITRPETLGQASRIPGVTPAAISLLMIHLKKRGAGRQLEQSA, encoded by the coding sequence GTGGATTTCCCTTCCCGTTTTGAAGTGATCGTCATCGGCGGCGGTCATGCCGGTACCGAGGCAGCACTGGCGTCAGCACGCATGGGCGTAAAAACCCTGCTGCTCACGCATAACGTGGAGACCCTCGGTGCAATGAGTTGCAACCCTGCCATTGGCGGAATTGGCAAAAGCCATCTGGTCAAGGAAATCGACGCCCTTGGCGGCGTCATGGCCATGGCTACCGATAAGGGTGGCATTCAATTTCGCGTGCTCAACAGCCGCAAAGGCCCGGCCGTGCGTGCTACTCGGGCACAAGCTGACCGTATTCTGTACAAGGCGGCAGTACGCGAAACCCTGGAAAACCAGCCGAACCTGTGGATATTTCAACAGGCGGCGGATGACTTGATCGTCGAACAGGACGTGGTGAAGGGCGTTGTCACCCAAATGGGTCTGCGTTTCTTCGCGCAATCCGTGGTGTTGACCACCGGTACCTTCCTCGGCGGACTTATCCACATTGGCATGCAGAACTATTCCGGTGGCCGTGCTGGTGATCCGCCGTCGATTGCCCTGGCAAAGCGCCTGCGTGAGTTGCCCCTGCGTGTCGGCCGTCTGAAAACCGGTACCCCACCACGTATCGACGGGCGTTCGGTGGATTTTTCGGTGATGACCGAACAAGCCGGTGATACCCCGATTCCGGTCATGTCGTTCATGGGTTCCAAAGAACAGCACCCAACACAGGTGAGCTGCTGGATTACCCACACCAATGCGCGTACCCACGAGATCATTGCCGCGAACCTCGACCGTTCGCCGATGTATTCCGGGGTTATCGAAGGCATTGGCCCGCGTTATTGCCCCTCGATCGAAGACAAGATCCACCGCTTTGCCGACAAGGAAAGCCACCAGGTCTTCATCGAGCCCGAAGGCCTGACGACGCACGAGTTGTACCCGAACGGGATTTCCACTTCGCTGCCGTTCGATGTGCAAATCCAGATCGTGCAGTCGATTCGCGGCATGGAAAACGCACACATCGTGCGTCCAGGCTATGCCATCGAGTACGACTACTTCGACCCGCGCGACCTGAAGTACAGCCTCGAAACCAAAGTGATCGGCGGCCTGTTCTTTGCCGGGCAAATCAACGGCACCACCGGTTACGAAGAAGCCGGAGCCCAAGGTTTGTTGGCCGGGACCAACGCGGCGCTGCGTGCACAGGGCAAAGACAGTTGGTGCCCGCGTCGTGATGAAGCGTACATCGGCGTGTTGGTTGACGACCTGATTACCCTGGGTACCCAGGAACCGTACCGGATGTTTACATCCCGGGCCGAATATCGCCTGATCCTGCGCGAAGACAACGCCGACTTGCGCCTGACCGAAAAAGGTCGCGAACTGGGCCTGGTCGATGACGCGCGTTGGGCCGCGTTCTGCAAAAAACGCGAGAGCATTGCACTCGAAGAACAGCGTCTGAAAAGCACGTGGGTTCGTCCGGGTACCGAACAGGGCGACGCGCTCGCCGAAAAATTCGGGACGCCGCTGACCCACGAATACAACCTGCTGAACTTGCTGTCCCGTCCTGAAATCGACTACGCGGGCCTGGTCGAAGTAACGGGCGGTGGCGCAGAAGATCCACAGGTCGCCGAACAGGTTGAAATCAAAACCAAATACGCCGGTTACATTGACCGCCAGCAGGACGAAATCGCCCGTCTGCGTGCCAGTGAAAACACCAAGCTGCCTGTGGATATCGACTACACCGGTATCTCCGGGCTGTCGAAAGAGATTCAAAGCAAGCTGGGGATAACTCGGCCGGAAACCCTGGGCCAGGCGTCACGCATCCCCGGCGTCACCCCGGCAGCCATTTCGCTGTTGATGATTCATTTGAAAAAACGCGGCGCGGGCCGTCAGTTGGAGCAAAGCGCTTGA